A segment of the Lactobacillus sp. ESL0700 genome:
TTAACAAATAGTCCATTCTTATTCATTAAATCAAAGTATTTAGCATCAATCATTCCTTCAGTTTCTTTAGTTACTGGTAGGTGAACAGATACGATATTAGATTTCTTAAAAATAGTAGCAAGATCTGTCTTTTCTACTGGACCGTCTGTGTGCTCAACATATGGATCATAGAAATACATTTTACAACCAAATGCTTCGAGTAAATGAGCTGCTTTACGTGCAACTGCTCCAAAACCGACAAAGCCAATAGTCTGTGAATATAATTCATGCCCTTTCCAAATATAGTAAGGAGTTGTACCAGGTACCCACTTGCCGTCAAGAATCCATTGTCTTGCAGGAATAATTTGTCTTTGTTGCATGACTAAAGTACCAACTAACATTTCAGCAACAGCTTCAGCGTTTCTTGCTGGAGTGTGGATTAACGGTACATTATGTGCAGTTACTGCTGGAACATCAATATTTTCTGGAGTTGATCGACAATCAACAATTAATTTTAAATTTGTTGCTGCATCTAGAACTTTGTCATTAATTTGGTCTAGCTCTGTAATTAAAACATCTGGATTAACTTCAGCCATTTTTTCGGCCATTTCGTCTGGATAAAAGCGTTTACCATCTTTTGTCCATGGATCGTAAACAACTTCATCAAATTTATCAGCTAATTTAGCACGTAAATCATCAACAATTTCTGCACGAATATAAATTTTCATTTTTTAATAAAACTCCTCTACTTTTCCATCAGTCAAATATTTATTTAAGTTATATGGTGAATAAACACCTTTATCAGTTACAATTCCTCCAATTAATTCCGGTGGTGTTATATCAAATGCGGGATAAATCGCATGGACATTAGGTGCACAAACCCGAGTTCCTTGAAATTCAAGAACTTGATTAGGATCACGAAATTCAATCTTAATTGAATTAGTATCTTTTTTATCTGTATCAGGTATACCAGTGACAAAATATGGCACACCAACACGATTAGCTAAAATAGCAATTTGTTTAGTTCCAATTTTATTAGCAATATGACCGTCCATTGCAATCGTGTCTGCGGCGGAAGTATAAAAGTCAATTCGCTCATGTTCCAGACCAAAATTAATCATGTTATCTGTTAGTACAGTCGTATCAAAACCTGATTCAGCAAAGCAACTAGCAGTTAATCTTGCACCTTGCATAAATGGCCGAGTTTCTGCATCATAAATCTTAAAAACTTTATTAGTTCTTCTTGCAGCACGGATAATTGCACCAATAATTGTTTCTCCGTAGCACTGAGTTAAAATACCTGAATGATCTGGGAATAAGTCAACTAAATAATCGCCAACCTTTTGCATTGTTGAGTAGCGACGATTTAAGGAATCTACAGTATCCTCAATAATTGCATCAATGGGACTGCTACCATCTTGAATGGCTTTCTTTGCAACCTCATAAGCTCTATCAGTTATTTTTTTGTAGCGATTAGCTGTTGTTGGTCTTGCATTTCCAAGTTCTTTGCTTGCTTGAAGCAAAAAGTCAAGTTGCTTATCTTCTGCCATATCTTTACATTGATAAGCTGCTAATGCCATTCCCATGCCAACTGCTGTATACGGTCCTGCACTTTGAGTTACCATATCTTGAATGGCTTTAATGACTTCATGATAATTTTCACAAATCACAAAATGCTTTTTAGTTGGGTAAACTCTTCGATCAAGAATTTTTACGATGCCATCCTCATACCAAGCAACATTTTCATATTTTAAAAGGAATGGCATTCCTTTGTCTTCTCTTTTCAAATTATGCCTCCTCATATGATTGAATCAGAAATTTTTGCAATATCAGAAATCAGTTGATTACCAGCACTATAAAGCTTTCTATTTAAAATTAAGTCTGTACCAATTTTAATTAGAGCCATTGAGACAATATTTCTTTGTTCAACATTAGTAATCGAAGTTATTTCTAAGACTTTTGAATCGCCAACTGTTCTTCTAATAATTTCAGTACCTGCATAACCAAGAGAATCAGCAATAATTGAAGAAATGTAAGAATTTTCAAATTTTCTTTCTTTATATAATGGAAATTCAACTAATTCATCATATTTCAGATAAAGTTTTTTAATTGTTAAATCAAAAACATCTTCAATAGTATTCTCAAGCCAAGTCATGAATTCAGAATTCTTGTTTTCTTTTTTGCTGTATTCAACAACTAATGGGAAAACCAAATTACCAATTACATTCCCAATGTCATAACCAATTGGACCATAAAAGGCGAATTCTGGATCAATAATCTTAATTCCATTTTGATTAATAAAAATAGAACCACTGTGTAAATCACCATGTAATAATGCCTGAGCATTATTCATAAAATTATTTCTAAGCTCTGCTACATTAGCTTTTAACTCATCATTTTCATACAAATTTTGTTTAACAAAATCATCGAGGGCACTATCATAAGTATTACGATTCTTATAATTGTAATATGGTTCTGTTAAAACCAAATCTTCAGTAATATCGCATAAATCGATATTAATAAATTCTTTAACCACATTCTTCTTTTGATGCCGATCGAATATTAAGTCAGTTGTAGGTAAAAGAGCATCTACCATAAATGACGAAATTTGTTCTGCTAATTCTGGAAAAATCTTTTCAGCATGCAATTCTTTACGTAAGTTTTTATAGGCTGAAACGTCTTCCATAATAATTGCCGACATCGTTTCATCATAGTTGTACATTTTAGGAACCATATCATTAGTTAGCTTCCCTTCAATGCTTAAAGTCTTATATTCAAGTACATTTCTATGTCGATCTAGTTCTCTTCCAGAAGTTCTAATTTTATTATCAGCTTGCTTAACTACAACTGATTTTTGAGAATTGGCAACTGAGTAAACATAATTAATATTACCGTCACTAATCTCTTTACTCTTTAAATCTGATACATGAGTTCCATCAAAAATATTTGTCTTATCTTTAACATATTGTTTGACAGTTTCAGTATTTAATAAAAAATGTTTTGAATAATCCATTTTATTTCCTTTGATATTTAATTTGTTGCTTCACTTACTTTGTCTGTTGTTTTGGTTTCAAAATTATCGTAACCGGATTCTGGAGTAACTTTAACTCTAGGAAAATCAAAAATGACAAACAAAATACTGCATATCAGAGTTAGGTAGCAATACCAAACCCAGGGCATAATTGATACTGGGGATACTTTTGCCATTGCTCCCGCAACTAACAATTGACCAGCATATGGAATTAAACCTTGAACGTGGGTTGCATACATTGAAAGCAAAGTAGCAACTCTTGACCTTGCCAGATGGAATTTATGTCCAATTTCTTCAGCTAATGGTGCTACAGTGATAATTGCAATCGTATTATTAGTAGTTGCTACACAAAGTAAAGTTACGAGCATACCAATTGAAAATTCAGCTCCACGCTTGGTCTTAGTTTCTTTACCCAGCTTATCCATTAACCACTGGATTCCGCCAAGATACTTCATAACTTCAACTAGTCCACCAACAAAAATTGCAATAATGGACATATCTTCCATTCCAGCCATTCCACTTTGAACATAAGTCATCGAACCAATTAAGCTAAAGTCACCATGAATAATTCCAATGACTATACCTGATAAAACTCCAATAATCATTACTGGCATAACATTCATTCCGACAAGAGATAGGATAATAACCAGTAAGTAAGGAATAATATCAACTAAGTTATATGAATATGAACCGCTCATAGAGACAGTTTTAATAGGATAAATAGCTAATAAAATAATATTAATTACAAGGGCTGGAAGATAAGTGATGATGTTTAATTTGAACTTTTCACGTTGCATTACGCCTTGAGTTTGTGCGGAAGCAATAGCAGTTGCAGAAATAAATGAGTTATTATCACCAAACATTGCCCCACCAACAACGATACCAGCCATTAATGCTGGATTAACACCGGTCTTAACAGCCACATCAACAGCTACAGGCATTAATGCAGCAACAGTACCCATTGAAGTACCCATAGCAAAACTCAAAATACAGCCAATAACGAATATTCCCGGTAATATCATTTGCGATGGTAATAAACTTAGTCCCAAATTGGTAATTGAAGAAACCGCATGCATTTTAGTAGCAACACCTTGAAAGGCACCAGCTAAAATGAAAATTACCACCATCATGATTAAGGTTGGCTCACCACCACCCTTACAGAATGTCATTACTTTTTGGTCAAAGTTTTGTTTTTCTGTTCCTTTTGGTGGTGTTAGTGCAAAAGAAACCATTGAAGCAATAATCATTCCGACTAGTAATGGCATACTGTCAAACTTTCCAGTTATAAAACCTGTTAATGCATACAAAATCAAAAATACAATTAAGGGCATTAGCCCCATGAAACTACCGCTTTTCGATTGAGATAGTTCTTTTTTTTCGTTCATTACAGACCTCCTTTAGTTAAGATCTTTTGATAAGTTTTTAGTAAGCGCTCACAGTTATAGATTATAATCATAAACAAAATAAATTCAACATAAAACCAAAAAAAGATAACTTTTTATATTTTTATTTTGGTTTTTATTGTTTTTAATTGATTTTTGTGCAATACTGTAAGCGCTGTAAGTTATAAAAGTTTTTAAGGAGGTTTATTTTGCAGAATTTTAATTATTACAACCCAGCTAATATGTATTTTGGTAAGGGTGAAGAAAAAAAGGTTGGTCAATTAACTAATGAATTAACTAAAACCAAAAATGTCTTAGTTCTATTTAGTGGTGATTACTATAATTTCCTTGGTATTTCGGCTGTAATTAAGGAGCAATTTAATAAATTTAAAATCAACTATATTGAAAATGGCGATATTGTTCCTAATCCAGAAGTTTCTTTAGTAAATAAGCTAGCTAATATTGTGCGTGAGAATAAGATCGATTTTATTTTAGCCGTTGGCGGTGGCTCCGTTATTGATACAGCAAAGGCTGTTTCATTTTCAGCACTTTATGATGGTGATGCATGGGACTTTTTCCAAGGTAAAGTAACAGTTGAAAAATCCCTACCAATTGGTGTAATTTCAACTGCTGCATCATCTGGCTCTGAAATGTCAAATGCTACCATTATCGACAATGGTGAGTTTAAGCTTGGAGTAGAAACGAATTTAATTATTCCTAAATTTTCAATTTTGAATCCTGAATACACATTAAAGGTTCCTGCATTCCAAACAGGAGCTGGTATTTCTGATATGATGTCTCATATGCTCGAAAGATATTTTACGACAGTTAAAGATGTTAATTTAACTGATCGCATGCTTGAAGGAGCAATGACCGCTCTAATGGCTACAGCATACAAGTTAACTAAAGATCCAACTAACTATGAATTACGTGCTGAAATTATGTGGACTGCTGTAACGGCCCACAATAACTCCCTTGAATCGGGCCGTGAACCTGATTGGGGTTCTCATCGAATTGAACATGAGCTAAGTGCTGAATATGGTATTACTCATGGCGAAGGAATGGCTATTGTCTTTCCAGCTTGGATGAAGTATGTCAGCAAGGAATTGCCAGATAAATTTGTTCAGCTTGCCAGTCGGATGTTTAATATTGACACTTATGCATTTTCACAAGAAGAAGTAATCGACCTTTTGATTAAACGATTTACTGATTTCTTCACTATGGTTGGTATGCATAAGAGTCTAAAAGAAATTGGTATAAAAGACGATTCTAAGTTTAAAGAAATGGGACTACATGCCACTCATGATGATAAGGTTCCTGTAGGTCACTACAAGAAATTATATTCTGATGACATCGTTAAAATTTTGAACATTGCATTATAATCGTGTTAATAATTTACAAATTATAATGAAAAAAACGTATAATATTATTTTGCTAATCATTTATTTGGTTTTAGTATTTAATATGGTTATTAAGTTTATTCCCAATGTATTGGCAATAATGCTTGCATTAGTAGTACTACTACCGTTAATCATTGCTAAAGTTAAAAAATATAATAAATAGTATCTTTAGATTAATAAGTTAAAGTATCTCCTTCATTTAATAATTCAATCTATCAGGCTATTACAAATTATTTATTGCACACAAAAAAGACCTTCAAATTATTGAAGGTCTTTTGTTGTTTAAATGTTACAAATCAATTGTTGGCTTTTGCTTCGACAAATTTATTAACTAAGTAAAGGTTGATTGCAAACAGTATCACAGCAATTAGAAGTAAAATGCCAACTGAGCTGCTGACGCCCGCTGTATATTGCCCAGCAATAAAATTAAGCGGATAGTGTAATGCCTGTGGTAAGAAATTGAACATCGATAAAATTGGCCGGAAAATGCCAAACAGGAAGAAAAACCAACATAGCATCAATATCACGTTGTTTGACCTACTATTAAAAGCATTGCTAATCAGTTGCCAGCAAAAGCAAACCAAGTTAATTGCCAAAATGACTACAATAACTAGCAATAACACTAAGCTGATTAATTCTACAAGCCTAACAGCAGTCATGCCATTGTAAGTAATAATTTGGCTGTCTTTATATAGTTCTTGTAGAAAGTCACTATGAAAGTTTTTACTCGTGATAAAAGAAATGCCAAAAACAAAACCTAACGCAAGTAATTGTAGAAATGCTAGATAAATTACACTAATAAGCGTGCTTGCAAAATCAATTAAGAAAAAATTGGTATCACTCACGGGAATTAGACGCCAAGTTTGACTAGTACAATTTTGCTGCGTCTTGGACACTGCAACTAGAAAGAAAACTAATTGACATAAAAAACTCAGAGAAATTATGAAAATCCCCCACTGCGGCAAAAAGTCAGTCATTTCCAAACGGTCAAAATAAACGTTCATCGCATTATGATTAAGCCAATTTAAGGCAGCAATAACAAATGCAGCAAGTAATTGAATGCCGATTAATAAGTGTGCTGTCCCTCTTTTTTGCTTAAACATTACGCCAAATAACTTAGTAAAGTTAGTCATTTTTATGCCTTCTTGCTGTTAAACAATTATTTATTTTGTTTTGCTTCAAATGATTTATTAATTAATAACAGATCGATTGCACCAACGAATATGTTAAAAATCACTAAAATGCTAATACTGCTCAATAATTTAAGCTTTGCTGCACCGACATACATTAATTCGAATGGTAATTTAAAAATTGGCAAGAGCGTGTTGGTGGCACTAACCCCGAGCCAGCAAATCAGTAAAATGATAATTACTCTGACAATTGTTAATGTCAGTTTTCCTGAAAGATGTGGTAAAAAGTCAACAATTGTCTGACTGCTGAAATTTAAAAAGCTCACTGTAAAATAGATAGCTAAAACGATGAGAATTAGTACAGCTATAATTTGGAGCCATTTTAACCAGCCAAGTTTAGCCATGTCGCTAAAGAAACTTACAAGCAGTGATCGTTGACCGCTCACTAAGTATTGCAGCAGCACTGGTCCGATTCCGCAAACAAATTCTAGTAAGACCAAGATGGCAAATGCAGCAAGTGAGCTAGCAACATTACTCAAATAAATATTATTCTCAGTTGTTGGAACTAATCGCCAAGTTTGACTACGGTTGATTTTTTCCGTATCAGATACAGTACCAATTAAACTGCCCAAGACAACGATGAATCCAGTCCACATAACGACTCTTGTTAAATTAAATAAAAAGCTATGAAACGTAGTGAAAAAAGGATCACCATGAATTGCAATTGCCCTAAAGGTCATCACACCTGCTAAAATAGCGGCAGCAATTAGTTGGATAACAATAATTTGCAACAACTTTTTGCTTTTACTTCTAAATAATTCTTCAAATAACTGTCCAAAACTCGTCATAGTAGTGCCCCCTACCTCAATTACTTATTCGGTGCCGCTTCAAAAAATTTACTAATTAAAAACATGTTGATTAGAATAAGAGCAATATCTAGCACCAAATAAATCAAAATTGCTTTACCTAAGCCGGTACTTGCACTGCCTAACAAACCCATTGGCGACGTTATAAGTCTGCCAAATATTTTAAACAGTGTCGTTAGCAATCTCATAATTAAAATGATTAATACAACCTGGACTATAAATACCCCGGTCTTACTAGACATCCCCGGCAAATAATCCATAATTGACCGCGTGGCAAAATTTAAAAAGCTAATAATTAGGTAGGTAAATAGACTAAACAAAATGATAAAGCAGATTATTTGTAAGACATTGCCAATTACAATATTAAAGTGCAATCCACTTCCGGCTTTAAATCCGTTGACAAAAGACTTAATTGTATCGTTGAAAACATCTTTAAATAGTAATGATCCGATCCCAACTAGCGCAGCAGTAATTAAAAATTGAGCTACCATCAGATAAATGACTGATACAAACGAGCTCAGAATATTATCCAAATAAAACATCTCGTCATTGACCGGTGCTAGGCGCCAAGTTTGGCTGCGATTGAAGCGCTCATTTTTAACACAAGTAACAATTAGATAAATTGGTAAGGCAACAAAACTAAAGAGACCGAAAAGTATGTAGCTTAATGGCTCGATATCGCGCCAATCTTCACTTGAAAAGTCTTTATTAATAATTAAATTGCCCACTGTAATTAACAAAATTGCCATAGCAGCGACAAATTGAATAATAATTACCGCATTAGCATTCCGTCTCTTTTGCTTAAAAAGTTCTTTAAATAAATGCTTAAAAACTGTCATTTTTTACCTCAAATTACTTATTTTGCTTTGCTTCAAAGAATCTGCTAATCAGGAACATGTTAATGGCTGCCAAAGCCACATCAAGTATCGTAAATAAGCCTACTGCTGGCCAGATAGTTAAATGTTCTACGCCCAGCATGTAGCTTAACGGCGAAGTGATAACTGGTTTAATAAACTGATAAATCTCAGTTAAAAGCCACATAATAGCAATAATTAAAATTAAGCGAATGATTGTCACAACTAGCTTGCTTGAGACTGCTGGCAAGAAGTCAACGATTGCCTGACTGCTAAAGTTTAAAAAGCTGATAACTAAGTAAACTAATAGTCCAAGCAGAATGGTAATTAACGCAATACCAAGTAAATCGGCAATCGTGGCATTACTTTGGTTGCCTTTTCTAATGGCCGCAATCATATCATCCCAGCCGTTTTTAACTCGCTTATTAGCTAAGTAGCTAATACCAAACAAAATTATCGAACTAATTACCTGCAACAAGGCTAAGTAGATGAAGTTAACAAACGAGCTAAGTGTGTTATCTAAATATATGTTGGCATCGCTCAGTGGCGCTAACCGCCATGTTTGACTGTGGTTAATTTGTTCAGTCTGAAAGCTAGTGATAATTAGATAAATTGGCAGATAAATAAAGCCAAATGCGAAAAAGAAAATAAATAAAAACGGTAAAAATAAATCTATTTTGCGCTCATTGCCACTAACTATCATATTTCCTTCAAAATAGGCAAATACAGTAGTAACGAATGCACTTAAAAATTGCAGCAAAATTATGACATGGGCCTTTTTACATTTTTGCTTAAATAATTCAGTAAATAAACGTTCAAAAGCAGCCATTAGTCTTCCTCATCCCCATCATAAAGTCCCTCGTAATATTGCTCAATGGTTTCATGATTGCTGCGAATTTCGTCGGCTGACTTATGAGCATAAATAGTTTGGTCTTTAATGATTACGACTTCATCAAGTAGTGATGCAATTTCGTTAACAAAATGGTCTGAAATAAGAATCGTTGCGTTATCGTTTTTCCAAAGAATAATCGAATTGATAATCTTTTTGCGTGCCATTGCGTCGATACCACCAAATGGTTCATCAAGTAAATACAGATCAGCCTTGCGAGCAAAAGTCAGGGCAATAATCAGCTTTTCACGCATTCCTCGTGATAATTGGCTAAGACGCATTTCAAGGTCTAGTTTCATGAATCTGCGCAATTGCTCAAATTCCGACTTATCGAAATCTTGGTAAACAACTTCGTAAAAGTCCACAACAGCCTTGATTTTAGTAGAATCATTAAAACCGGTTAAGCCATCAGTAAATGATAAATGTGCTTTTTTCTCAGCGTCCTTGTCAAAGCCATCAATCTTGACACTGCCACGGTAATTTTTAGCCATCCCACTAATAATCCGCATTAATGTGGTCTTACCTGCCCCATTTTCTCCAAGAAGTGCAACGATTTTACCCGGTTGTAAATCTAAATTGACATCTTTTAAAATCAGTTTTTGATTTTTCTTGTAGGTTACATCTTTGATTTCAAGTACATTTTCCATTACAAAACTCCTTACTTCAAATAATTCGTTAAAATCGAACTAAGCTGGTCATTTGTGACTCCCAAAGCATTCATGCTCTGCACAAACTTGTCTAACTCACCATTAATCAAATTTTGCTTAGTCTGCGCTAGTAAATCCGTATCTTCTGTGACGAAATTTCCTTCGCCGCGCTTAGTGTATAAAATTCCTTCATCATTCATCTGTTGCAACGCCCGCTGTACCGTATTTACATTAACCGTTAACTGCAGGGCCAATTTACGTACCGACGGGATCTTTTCTCCGGGTTGTAATTTGCCAACGACAATTTCACGATAAAGATATTGTTTGATTTGCAGATAAATAGGAATATTATCCTTAAATTCCAAAAGTTCACCTTCCGTTCTCACTGTACTATTTTCCTAACACACTTATATAGTAACCTATTTAGTGTTTTAAAGCAATCCTTTTTAAGTTAGTTCCAATGTTCCACAAATGCAATTTTTGTCATTGTGCAAATTAAAAAGCTCATTTTAGTTGATATATCAGCTTTAAAATGAGCTTTTTAGAAAATTAAGTTATTTGTGCATAACTTTTTAAAAATAAGCAAAAAGAAATTTTACTTAGAGAGACAAGCATTTGTTGTCCTCAAATATTTTTAATAAAACACTAGATTACTAATGATTTTGTTCCACTACTTATTATTAGTAACGTTCAATTCGGCCATCTTAACCATTACGTCAACGGCTTTGTACATTGACTCTAAAACGGTATATTCATAACGGCCGTGCATGTTTTCCTCACCGGCAAACAGATTAGGGCATGGCAGCCCCATGTAAGTTAATTGGGAACCGTCTGTGCCCCCACGAACTGGGTCTTCATTGATTGTCAAGCCCTCTGCCTTGTATGCATCACGAGCCAAATCAACAATATCCATGTGTTTAGCTAATTCATCAGCCATGTTGTAATATTGATCCCACATCTTAAGCTTAATTCGCTCAGTGCCAAACTCGGCGTTCATCTTGTCAACAATCGACTTAACCAAGTTCTTACGTTGTTCAAGACCATCACGCTCAAAGTCACGGATAATGTAGTCCAAATGTGCATTATCAACGGTACCAGTGAAGTTCATTAAATGATAAAACCCTTGCTTACCATCTGTTTCTTCTGGCACTTCCATTTGCGGTAATTGATTTTGGAAGTTGATTCCAACTTGAACGGCATTAATCATTTGACCCTTGGCAACTGCTGGATGCACGTTAACCCCCTGAATATCAAGACTGAACTGTGCTGCCGAGAAAGTTCCCCAATCTAGTTTACCAGGAGCTTCACCATCAACAGTAAAGGCAAAGTCTGCGCCAAATTCAGCAACATCAAAGTGTTCTGCACCCGTACCAATTTCTTCATCAGGGGTAAAGGCAAGGCGAATTTTACCATGCTTAACTTCAGGATGAGCAAGTAAGTATTCAGCAAACGTTACTAACTCGGATACACCACACTTGTCATCACCACCAAGCAGCGTATCACCAGATGCCGTAATAATCGTTTGCCCCTGATAGTTTTTTAAATGCGGAAAAACTTCGGGGTCTAAATAAAATTCAGAATCACCCAATTGAATTTTGGACTTGCCGTCATAATTTTCATGGATTTGCGGCTTAACATTTTCAGAGTTAAAGTCAGCCGTATCACTATGAGCCAAAAAGCCCATTACTGGTACGTCCTCAGTAATATTGGCTGGAATTTCGGCAATCACACAACCAGACTTTTGGTTATAATGAACGTCACTTAAGCCCAATTCCTTCAGGTCACTCATGATAACTTGCTTTTGAAAGTTTTCCTCTCGCTCTGTCGACGGAAAACGGTCAGAATGCTCGTCAGAACGTGAATTAACTTGGACATATTTTAAAAATCTTGGTAACAAATTTGGATATTCCATTTTTTCTCCTTAAATTAAACTAAATCTTGAAACGGATTGGTTGAAACCTGAGAAACAGCAACTTCTACCTGCCAGCCTAGCTCAGTATTCCACTTTTGCAGTAAGTCAAAGACCCGATACTTAAACAGCTTCTCGGTATAATGCCCGGGATCAACTACCGTTAATCCTGCAGAAATCATATCATGACCGGT
Coding sequences within it:
- a CDS encoding 2-hydroxyacid dehydrogenase; translation: MKIYIRAEIVDDLRAKLADKFDEVVYDPWTKDGKRFYPDEMAEKMAEVNPDVLITELDQINDKVLDAATNLKLIVDCRSTPENIDVPAVTAHNVPLIHTPARNAEAVAEMLVGTLVMQQRQIIPARQWILDGKWVPGTTPYYIWKGHELYSQTIGFVGFGAVARKAAHLLEAFGCKMYFYDPYVEHTDGPVEKTDLATIFKKSNIVSVHLPVTKETEGMIDAKYFDLMNKNGLFVNTSRSAVVNNDDLYNALVNKKISGAILDVLDVEPPKTKDDMKLALLDNVICTPHICGSTYEVVLHQSEIAVQSILNFLNKDYKHANLMNPTVIGSN
- a CDS encoding GntR family transcriptional regulator, with the translated sequence MEFKDNIPIYLQIKQYLYREIVVGKLQPGEKIPSVRKLALQLTVNVNTVQRALQQMNDEGILYTKRGEGNFVTEDTDLLAQTKQNLINGELDKFVQSMNALGVTNDQLSSILTNYLK
- the mtnK gene encoding S-methyl-5-thioribose kinase, yielding MDYSKHFLLNTETVKQYVKDKTNIFDGTHVSDLKSKEISDGNINYVYSVANSQKSVVVKQADNKIRTSGRELDRHRNVLEYKTLSIEGKLTNDMVPKMYNYDETMSAIIMEDVSAYKNLRKELHAEKIFPELAEQISSFMVDALLPTTDLIFDRHQKKNVVKEFINIDLCDITEDLVLTEPYYNYKNRNTYDSALDDFVKQNLYENDELKANVAELRNNFMNNAQALLHGDLHSGSIFINQNGIKIIDPEFAFYGPIGYDIGNVIGNLVFPLVVEYSKKENKNSEFMTWLENTIEDVFDLTIKKLYLKYDELVEFPLYKERKFENSYISSIIADSLGYAGTEIIRRTVGDSKVLEITSITNVEQRNIVSMALIKIGTDLILNRKLYSAGNQLISDIAKISDSII
- a CDS encoding Na+/H+ antiporter NhaC family protein, translated to MNEKKELSQSKSGSFMGLMPLIVFLILYALTGFITGKFDSMPLLVGMIIASMVSFALTPPKGTEKQNFDQKVMTFCKGGGEPTLIMMVVIFILAGAFQGVATKMHAVSSITNLGLSLLPSQMILPGIFVIGCILSFAMGTSMGTVAALMPVAVDVAVKTGVNPALMAGIVVGGAMFGDNNSFISATAIASAQTQGVMQREKFKLNIITYLPALVINIILLAIYPIKTVSMSGSYSYNLVDIIPYLLVIILSLVGMNVMPVMIIGVLSGIVIGIIHGDFSLIGSMTYVQSGMAGMEDMSIIAIFVGGLVEVMKYLGGIQWLMDKLGKETKTKRGAEFSIGMLVTLLCVATTNNTIAIITVAPLAEEIGHKFHLARSRVATLLSMYATHVQGLIPYAGQLLVAGAMAKVSPVSIMPWVWYCYLTLICSILFVIFDFPRVKVTPESGYDNFETKTTDKVSEATN
- a CDS encoding iron-containing alcohol dehydrogenase; the encoded protein is MQNFNYYNPANMYFGKGEEKKVGQLTNELTKTKNVLVLFSGDYYNFLGISAVIKEQFNKFKINYIENGDIVPNPEVSLVNKLANIVRENKIDFILAVGGGSVIDTAKAVSFSALYDGDAWDFFQGKVTVEKSLPIGVISTAASSGSEMSNATIIDNGEFKLGVETNLIIPKFSILNPEYTLKVPAFQTGAGISDMMSHMLERYFTTVKDVNLTDRMLEGAMTALMATAYKLTKDPTNYELRAEIMWTAVTAHNNSLESGREPDWGSHRIEHELSAEYGITHGEGMAIVFPAWMKYVSKELPDKFVQLASRMFNIDTYAFSQEEVIDLLIKRFTDFFTMVGMHKSLKEIGIKDDSKFKEMGLHATHDDKVPVGHYKKLYSDDIVKILNIAL
- the pepT gene encoding peptidase T, which encodes MEYPNLLPRFLKYVQVNSRSDEHSDRFPSTEREENFQKQVIMSDLKELGLSDVHYNQKSGCVIAEIPANITEDVPVMGFLAHSDTADFNSENVKPQIHENYDGKSKIQLGDSEFYLDPEVFPHLKNYQGQTIITASGDTLLGGDDKCGVSELVTFAEYLLAHPEVKHGKIRLAFTPDEEIGTGAEHFDVAEFGADFAFTVDGEAPGKLDWGTFSAAQFSLDIQGVNVHPAVAKGQMINAVQVGINFQNQLPQMEVPEETDGKQGFYHLMNFTGTVDNAHLDYIIRDFERDGLEQRKNLVKSIVDKMNAEFGTERIKLKMWDQYYNMADELAKHMDIVDLARDAYKAEGLTINEDPVRGGTDGSQLTYMGLPCPNLFAGEENMHGRYEYTVLESMYKAVDVMVKMAELNVTNNK
- a CDS encoding ABC transporter ATP-binding protein, whose product is MENVLEIKDVTYKKNQKLILKDVNLDLQPGKIVALLGENGAGKTTLMRIISGMAKNYRGSVKIDGFDKDAEKKAHLSFTDGLTGFNDSTKIKAVVDFYEVVYQDFDKSEFEQLRRFMKLDLEMRLSQLSRGMREKLIIALTFARKADLYLLDEPFGGIDAMARKKIINSIILWKNDNATILISDHFVNEIASLLDEVVIIKDQTIYAHKSADEIRSNHETIEQYYEGLYDGDEED
- a CDS encoding s-methyl-5-thioribose-1-phosphate isomerase, translated to MKREDKGMPFLLKYENVAWYEDGIVKILDRRVYPTKKHFVICENYHEVIKAIQDMVTQSAGPYTAVGMGMALAAYQCKDMAEDKQLDFLLQASKELGNARPTTANRYKKITDRAYEVAKKAIQDGSSPIDAIIEDTVDSLNRRYSTMQKVGDYLVDLFPDHSGILTQCYGETIIGAIIRAARRTNKVFKIYDAETRPFMQGARLTASCFAESGFDTTVLTDNMINFGLEHERIDFYTSAADTIAMDGHIANKIGTKQIAILANRVGVPYFVTGIPDTDKKDTNSIKIEFRDPNQVLEFQGTRVCAPNVHAIYPAFDITPPELIGGIVTDKGVYSPYNLNKYLTDGKVEEFY